The following are encoded in a window of Cryobacterium sp. CG_9.6 genomic DNA:
- the tatC gene encoding twin-arginine translocase subunit TatC, whose protein sequence is MSLGQHLIELRKRLFLAGLGILLGAAAGWMLSDFVWDQLREPIYAIIYAQHRDAQINYPDITSAFDLKLKISFYVGLIVSSPVWLYQIFAFLVPGLTRTEKAYTFGFFFTAIPLFLAGCAAGWFVLPNVVELMTSFAPAEDSAFINAQNYFDFVLKLVVAIGIAFVLPVFIVLLNFAGVVSAESIIKSWRIAILVITLFTAIATPAADVVSMFLLAIPMVVLYFAAYGIAFLHDRRAAKRARAVDIELAL, encoded by the coding sequence ATGTCGCTCGGTCAGCATCTGATCGAGCTGCGCAAGCGGCTGTTTCTGGCTGGGCTCGGCATTCTTCTCGGTGCTGCGGCGGGCTGGATGTTGTCGGACTTCGTCTGGGACCAGCTCCGTGAGCCCATTTACGCGATCATCTACGCCCAGCACCGCGATGCTCAGATTAATTACCCCGACATCACGTCGGCATTCGATCTCAAGCTGAAGATCTCCTTCTATGTGGGCCTCATCGTCTCGAGCCCGGTGTGGTTGTATCAAATCTTCGCGTTTCTTGTGCCGGGGCTTACCCGCACAGAAAAGGCCTATACGTTTGGGTTTTTCTTTACCGCCATTCCGCTCTTTTTGGCCGGTTGCGCTGCAGGTTGGTTCGTACTTCCGAACGTTGTAGAGCTCATGACGAGCTTCGCGCCAGCCGAAGATTCTGCGTTCATCAATGCCCAGAATTACTTTGACTTTGTTCTCAAACTTGTCGTCGCGATTGGCATCGCCTTCGTGCTCCCCGTCTTCATTGTTCTCCTCAACTTTGCGGGCGTGGTCAGCGCAGAATCGATCATCAAATCCTGGCGTATTGCAATTCTCGTGATCACCCTTTTCACGGCGATCGCTACCCCCGCCGCTGATGTCGTGTCAATGTTCCTTCTGGCGATCCCCATGGTGGTGCTGTACTTCGCCGCCTACGGCATCGCTTTCCTGCACGACCGACGAGCCGCTAAGCGGGCTCGCGCCGTCGATATCGAACTGGCGCTTTAG
- a CDS encoding FKBP-type peptidyl-prolyl cis-trans isomerase, translating into MRKASALIVTAGLLLASLTACSTPGATATECTPPFNAGASSKLVSVTGDVGAKPIVDFPTPLKTTSTELNVVVPGDGAPIVEGQQVKVDLSVYNGTTGAVVQESAYDGTSLATLIVNDQTIRGLSQALVCAQVGSRLAVTVAPDDAFGPQGGSADLGIGATDTLVFVIDVVRSYLTRADGADQPSVNGLPGVVLSENGTPGISIPSGAAPTDLKVAVLKKGTGPQVEEGDTVTVAYTGVVWETKEVFDSTWTTGTPAPLLAADGSQVQGGTIPGFAEAMIGQTVGSQVIAVIPSDQGYGDREVSGIPAGSTLVFVFDVLGIN; encoded by the coding sequence GTGCGCAAAGCATCCGCGCTGATTGTTACCGCCGGACTACTCCTGGCATCCTTGACGGCCTGCAGCACCCCGGGTGCAACCGCGACGGAGTGCACGCCGCCGTTCAACGCCGGCGCCTCGTCGAAGCTGGTGAGCGTGACGGGAGACGTGGGGGCCAAGCCCATCGTTGATTTCCCCACTCCGCTCAAGACGACGAGCACGGAACTCAATGTGGTTGTTCCTGGCGACGGTGCACCCATCGTTGAAGGCCAGCAAGTCAAGGTTGACCTCAGCGTGTATAACGGCACGACCGGAGCTGTTGTGCAGGAATCGGCCTATGACGGCACGTCACTGGCCACCCTCATCGTGAATGATCAGACGATCCGGGGTCTGTCCCAGGCTCTCGTGTGTGCTCAGGTCGGTTCGCGTCTCGCCGTGACCGTTGCTCCCGATGACGCCTTCGGACCCCAGGGTGGTAGCGCTGACCTGGGTATCGGAGCGACGGACACCCTGGTGTTTGTCATCGACGTCGTCAGGTCGTACCTGACCCGTGCAGATGGTGCCGACCAGCCGAGCGTGAATGGGCTGCCCGGAGTTGTTCTCTCCGAGAACGGCACGCCCGGCATCAGCATTCCCTCGGGTGCTGCGCCCACCGACCTGAAGGTCGCCGTGTTGAAGAAGGGCACGGGGCCACAGGTTGAAGAGGGCGACACCGTCACCGTCGCGTACACCGGAGTGGTCTGGGAGACCAAGGAGGTCTTCGACTCCACCTGGACGACCGGGACGCCGGCACCGCTGCTTGCTGCCGACGGATCCCAGGTACAGGGCGGCACCATCCCCGGTTTCGCTGAAGCAATGATTGGGCAGACCGTTGGATCTCAGGTCATCGCCGTCATTCCGTCCGACCAGGGTTACGGTGACCGCGAAGTGTCGGGCATCCCTGCGGGGTCAACGCTCGTCTTTGTTTTTGACGTGTTGGGTATCAACTAG
- a CDS encoding RNA polymerase-binding protein RbpA, producing the protein MADRSLRGMRLGAQSLQSEEGVTFSARVTHTYRCATCSKETVMIFSADAEAPDEWECKYCSRVATRLVDSTPVIVDHSGEKIARSHWDMLLERRTRAELEELLQERLTVLRERRGQQKIGA; encoded by the coding sequence ATGGCTGACCGCAGTTTACGTGGCATGAGATTAGGCGCACAAAGCCTGCAGAGCGAAGAGGGCGTCACTTTTTCCGCACGAGTAACGCACACCTACCGGTGTGCAACGTGCAGCAAAGAGACCGTCATGATTTTTTCGGCCGACGCCGAAGCCCCCGACGAATGGGAGTGCAAGTACTGCTCCCGAGTCGCCACCCGACTTGTGGACTCGACACCGGTGATCGTTGATCACTCCGGTGAAAAGATCGCCCGTAGTCACTGGGATATGTTGCTGGAACGCCGGACGCGCGCCGAACTCGAGGAACTCCTTCAGGAGCGCCTCACAGTTCTGCGCGAACGTCGCGGCCAGCAGAAGATTGGTGCCTAA
- a CDS encoding NfeD family protein, translating to MDAFIAEYAWIVWLVLILLFLSIEMMTLELTFLMIAIGSVGGLLSGLLGVPWWLQLVIAALLALTLLVAIKPPLLRALKRGGDPAKSNVDALLGLGGDVVKTLESTGGLVRLSNGETWTARLSPDAHPDHLVPGERVVVTAIDGATAVVTPAERKAS from the coding sequence ATGGATGCTTTTATAGCCGAATATGCATGGATCGTCTGGCTCGTGCTCATTTTGCTGTTCCTCAGCATCGAGATGATGACACTGGAACTCACCTTCCTCATGATCGCCATCGGAAGCGTTGGCGGCCTCCTCTCGGGCCTCCTCGGAGTGCCGTGGTGGCTGCAACTCGTGATCGCGGCACTTCTTGCGCTCACCCTGCTGGTGGCCATCAAACCGCCTCTGCTGCGTGCCCTGAAGCGCGGCGGAGATCCGGCCAAATCCAATGTGGACGCGCTGTTGGGGCTGGGCGGTGACGTCGTCAAGACTCTGGAGTCGACGGGCGGACTCGTGCGGCTCTCCAACGGAGAGACGTGGACGGCCCGCCTCTCCCCCGATGCCCACCCTGACCACCTCGTTCCGGGTGAGCGTGTCGTTGTCACTGCAATAGACGGGGCAACCGCTGTGGTTACGCCCGCCGAACGGAAGGCGTCATGA
- a CDS encoding WYL domain-containing protein: protein MSDLPPPVAADKLTFLLSLVPYLIDHDNVTVTEVAERFGMSAARVRTAVRLIAVSGVPGETNQYLHGDLFDILWDEFEDNDRIVLTHGVAIDDSPRFSAREAAALIAGLQYLSALPENADREAIATLMAKLTRGASAAPSQVVVANRKFPQTLSLIQEAVRERVQIRFDYLNARGERVLRHVDPLRVESVDRDWYLRGWCHLRGAVRTFRLDRMSEAAVTTKPTTSHSADTPLPDVLFEPSSDDLSVVLEIPEAALDLIMDYRPERRLAGARTDASLVRVAVRVAHYNSLTRLVASLPGLITVIEPVDARTAVALWAASGATQYEGD, encoded by the coding sequence ATGAGTGATCTCCCACCGCCCGTCGCCGCTGACAAGCTGACCTTTCTGTTATCCCTTGTTCCCTACCTCATCGACCATGACAATGTGACGGTTACCGAGGTTGCCGAGAGATTTGGAATGTCCGCCGCGCGCGTTCGTACAGCCGTGCGTCTCATCGCCGTGTCCGGAGTTCCGGGGGAGACCAATCAGTACCTGCACGGCGATCTCTTTGACATTCTGTGGGATGAGTTCGAAGACAATGACCGCATCGTCCTCACCCACGGTGTGGCCATCGACGACTCCCCGCGCTTCTCCGCCCGGGAAGCGGCAGCGCTCATCGCCGGCCTGCAATACCTGTCCGCGCTGCCCGAAAACGCCGATCGTGAAGCGATCGCAACGCTGATGGCCAAGCTCACGCGCGGCGCATCCGCTGCACCGAGTCAAGTTGTTGTGGCGAACCGGAAATTTCCTCAAACGCTGTCACTGATTCAAGAGGCCGTGCGCGAGCGCGTGCAGATCAGATTCGACTATCTCAATGCCCGAGGGGAACGTGTGCTTCGGCACGTTGACCCCCTGCGCGTCGAGTCTGTTGATCGTGACTGGTATCTGCGAGGCTGGTGCCATCTCAGGGGCGCGGTGCGCACCTTTCGGCTGGATCGAATGAGTGAGGCGGCTGTGACAACGAAACCGACAACGTCGCATTCGGCCGACACACCACTCCCCGACGTTTTGTTTGAGCCCTCGAGTGATGACCTGTCAGTTGTGCTTGAAATTCCCGAAGCTGCGCTGGATCTGATCATGGACTATCGGCCGGAAAGACGTCTCGCCGGTGCGCGCACTGATGCGTCTCTGGTGCGCGTGGCGGTGCGGGTCGCTCACTACAACTCACTCACGCGTCTGGTTGCCTCGCTTCCGGGACTCATCACGGTGATCGAACCTGTAGACGCGCGCACGGCTGTTGCGCTCTGGGCCGCATCGGGCGCAACCCAGTATGAGGGTGACTAG
- the tatA gene encoding Sec-independent protein translocase subunit TatA: MLGNLNGWHLVIVLFIVLLLFGAPKLPGLARSLGQSMKIFKTEIKSDKADDAPADSPKSDGPVDPSTKP, encoded by the coding sequence ATGCTCGGTAATCTCAACGGATGGCACCTGGTCATCGTCCTGTTCATCGTGCTCCTCCTTTTCGGTGCACCCAAGCTTCCCGGACTCGCTCGAAGCCTCGGCCAATCCATGAAGATCTTCAAGACCGAGATTAAGAGCGACAAGGCCGACGACGCACCCGCCGACAGCCCGAAGTCTGACGGCCCGGTCGATCCCTCGACCAAGCCCTAA
- a CDS encoding glycerophosphodiester phosphodiesterase family protein, producing the protein MSAGAPSRFLAQPGTRILAHRGLAREAPENTLLAFLSALASGATHLETDVHASSDAVAVISHDPDLARLGLKTRIDQSTVAELKRCGLGNGQFMPSLSEALDAFPDALFNIDIKADDAVVPTVTAILEARAIPRVLITSFSEERRHRACDLLPGVATSASSLRVVKAVLAATLAPTVMVRRSLRGLAAVQVPETAGPLRIVTPRFVRRMHDVGVEVHVWTVNDVSTMRRLLDIGVDGLVTDRTDIAVALVAERG; encoded by the coding sequence GTGTCCGCAGGTGCCCCGTCCCGCTTTCTCGCGCAGCCGGGAACACGCATTCTCGCCCACCGCGGCTTGGCGCGGGAGGCCCCGGAGAATACACTCCTCGCATTCCTGTCTGCCCTGGCGTCTGGGGCGACCCATCTCGAAACGGATGTCCACGCCAGCAGTGATGCTGTGGCCGTCATTAGTCATGACCCTGACCTGGCACGTCTCGGTCTGAAAACCCGCATCGATCAGTCAACCGTGGCGGAGCTGAAACGCTGTGGCCTCGGCAACGGGCAGTTCATGCCCTCCCTGTCTGAGGCTCTCGACGCCTTTCCGGATGCCCTCTTCAACATTGATATCAAGGCCGACGACGCGGTGGTCCCCACGGTCACGGCGATTTTGGAGGCACGGGCCATACCTCGGGTGCTGATCACGTCTTTTTCTGAGGAGCGGCGCCATCGCGCGTGCGATCTCTTGCCCGGCGTTGCCACATCCGCCTCCTCGCTGCGTGTTGTGAAAGCGGTTCTCGCCGCGACGCTGGCTCCCACGGTCATGGTTCGTCGGTCTCTGCGTGGCCTTGCGGCCGTCCAGGTGCCGGAGACTGCTGGCCCACTGCGGATTGTCACCCCGCGGTTCGTTCGCCGAATGCATGATGTTGGTGTCGAGGTACACGTGTGGACCGTGAATGATGTGTCCACCATGCGCCGTCTACTCGACATCGGAGTCGATGGACTCGTCACGGATCGCACCGATATCGCCGTTGCGCTGGTGGCAGAGCGCGGTTAA
- a CDS encoding SPFH domain-containing protein yields MNDFGTILTQIIVVIVVVALITAVIVTLAKSIRIIPQANAGVVERLGRYHKTLLPGLNILIPFIDRLRPLIDMREQVVSFPPQPVITEDNLVVSIDTVVYFQVTDARAATYEINNYLGAVEQLTTTTLRNVVGGLNLEEALTSRDNINGQLRIVLDEATGKWGIRVGRVELKAIDPPISIQDSMEKQMRAERDRRALILTAEGTKQSAILTAEGARQASILEAEGFAKAAVLRAQGEAEAITTVFKAIHDGDPDPKLLAYQYLLTLPKLAQGSANKLWIVPSELTEAMKGIGNAFGPKGGAPESPGRVPPAPPA; encoded by the coding sequence ATGAACGATTTTGGAACAATTTTGACTCAAATCATCGTGGTCATCGTGGTTGTCGCGCTGATCACCGCGGTCATTGTGACCCTCGCCAAATCCATTCGCATTATTCCCCAGGCGAATGCGGGGGTCGTGGAACGGCTTGGGCGGTACCACAAAACGTTGTTACCGGGCCTGAACATCCTGATTCCCTTCATCGATCGTCTGCGTCCCCTCATCGACATGAGAGAACAGGTGGTGTCGTTCCCACCTCAGCCCGTAATCACCGAAGACAACCTGGTTGTCTCCATCGACACCGTCGTGTACTTTCAGGTGACGGATGCCCGTGCAGCCACGTACGAGATCAACAACTATTTGGGGGCAGTTGAGCAGCTGACCACCACCACGCTACGTAACGTCGTCGGTGGCCTCAACCTTGAAGAGGCCCTCACCAGCCGCGATAACATCAACGGCCAGCTGAGAATTGTGCTGGATGAGGCCACGGGCAAGTGGGGAATCCGAGTGGGACGCGTCGAGTTGAAGGCCATTGACCCGCCCATATCCATTCAGGACTCCATGGAGAAGCAGATGCGTGCCGAGCGAGACCGCCGTGCCCTCATCCTCACCGCGGAGGGAACAAAGCAATCGGCCATTCTCACCGCCGAGGGAGCCAGGCAGGCCTCGATTCTCGAGGCCGAAGGATTCGCCAAAGCTGCCGTGCTCCGCGCACAGGGCGAGGCGGAAGCAATCACAACCGTCTTCAAGGCAATTCACGACGGGGATCCCGATCCGAAGCTGCTGGCCTATCAATACCTGCTTACGCTGCCTAAGCTCGCCCAGGGCAGTGCGAACAAGCTCTGGATTGTTCCGAGTGAACTCACCGAAGCCATGAAGGGCATCGGCAACGCTTTTGGCCCGAAGGGTGGTGCGCCGGAGTCCCCCGGGCGCGTTCCCCCCGCGCCTCCGGCGTAG
- the lnt gene encoding apolipoprotein N-acyltransferase: MPSLNQQGSERALTLPFWAALVLAGLAGVVLDAGYPDRDMWVLAPVGVALMFVSLLGRGPWTGLIIGLVAGLSFWLTHIYWITLYLGPVPWIALGGLQSIFFAVGLSLTAVVLRMGPRLWPSRLGRLLVVPVVVAGLWTAREAISAVWPYGGFAWGRVALSQSEGPFASLVAWVGMSGLSFLIVFLSALTIQLLRSVQLDHVQHAAIAVATILLLLLVPAFPVLESGTTRLAAIQGASDAGLNAQYEPGQILNDHVSATLPIIGEDVDFVVWPENASDIDPLRYPQAARVLDYISREMSAPVLAGTITLQDGTYFNSSLLWKADQGAVDIYDKVHPVPFAEYMPDRAFWRPFAPDLIDLIGRDYGIGTRDNIFDIDGVIAGIAICFDIADDQLIHNMIDDHAEIILGQTNNADFGYTDESVQQLAIARLRALESGRTVVNISTVGTSAIIGPDGQTIDRLPTWEPGAMVQTVPLSSTITPAMAGGRQIEWFVSGLGLAGFLLCALGTRLSRQRLSSPER; encoded by the coding sequence ATGCCGTCACTGAACCAACAGGGGAGTGAGCGTGCCCTCACGCTTCCGTTCTGGGCGGCCCTTGTGCTCGCAGGCCTTGCCGGAGTGGTGCTGGACGCCGGATATCCGGATCGTGACATGTGGGTTCTCGCCCCCGTGGGTGTCGCCCTTATGTTTGTGTCGCTTCTTGGCCGGGGGCCCTGGACCGGGCTCATCATCGGTCTGGTTGCGGGTCTCTCGTTCTGGCTCACCCACATCTACTGGATCACCCTGTACCTGGGTCCGGTCCCGTGGATCGCGCTCGGCGGGCTTCAAAGCATCTTCTTCGCGGTGGGACTGTCCCTGACAGCTGTGGTGCTGCGGATGGGACCGCGACTATGGCCAAGCCGGCTCGGCCGGCTTCTGGTCGTGCCGGTGGTTGTGGCCGGGCTGTGGACGGCACGAGAAGCTATCTCCGCAGTGTGGCCCTACGGCGGTTTCGCGTGGGGTCGAGTGGCATTGAGTCAGTCCGAGGGGCCCTTTGCCTCGTTGGTGGCCTGGGTGGGAATGTCCGGCCTTAGCTTTCTGATTGTTTTCCTGAGCGCCCTCACGATTCAGCTTCTCCGCAGCGTGCAGCTCGACCACGTTCAACACGCCGCCATTGCCGTCGCCACCATTCTGCTCCTCCTCCTCGTTCCTGCATTTCCGGTACTGGAGAGTGGCACAACCCGCCTTGCCGCCATCCAGGGCGCCTCGGATGCAGGGCTGAACGCCCAGTATGAGCCCGGGCAGATTCTCAATGACCATGTCTCGGCCACCCTTCCCATCATTGGCGAGGACGTTGATTTTGTGGTGTGGCCAGAAAACGCCAGTGATATCGACCCCTTGCGCTACCCGCAGGCTGCCCGGGTGCTCGATTACATCAGCCGGGAAATGAGCGCACCGGTCCTTGCTGGAACGATCACCCTTCAGGACGGAACCTACTTCAACAGTTCTTTGCTCTGGAAGGCGGACCAGGGCGCAGTCGATATCTACGACAAGGTACATCCGGTCCCATTTGCGGAGTACATGCCCGACCGGGCATTTTGGCGTCCGTTTGCACCTGATCTCATTGATCTCATCGGCCGCGACTATGGCATCGGCACGCGCGACAATATTTTTGACATCGACGGCGTCATAGCGGGCATCGCGATCTGCTTTGATATCGCCGATGATCAGCTCATTCACAACATGATTGATGATCACGCCGAGATTATTCTCGGCCAGACAAACAACGCGGACTTCGGGTACACCGACGAGAGTGTTCAGCAGCTGGCCATTGCTCGGCTGCGTGCTCTTGAGTCTGGCCGTACGGTCGTGAACATCTCCACGGTGGGCACGAGTGCCATCATCGGGCCTGACGGTCAAACCATCGATCGTCTGCCTACCTGGGAGCCGGGTGCCATGGTGCAGACGGTGCCACTCAGCTCCACCATCACCCCGGCAATGGCCGGCGGACGCCAGATTGAATGGTTTGTCTCGGGGCTGGGACTAGCGGGGTTTCTTCTCTGCGCACTCGGAACCCGGCTCAGTCGACAGAGGTTGTCGTCACCCGAGCGTTAA
- a CDS encoding DEAD/DEAH box helicase: MTSLQSPAERYAAARKRVTQPILQAFRAARRFELDPFQLEACASIESGNSVLVAAPTGAGKTIVAEFAIFLAMQHPSKKVFYTAPMKALSNQKFQEFVAEYGADEVGLLTGDTNINAKARIVVMTTEVLRNMLYADSDLLTNLAFVVMDEVHYLADRFRGAVWEEVIIHLPQHVRMVSLSATVSNAEEFGDWLQAVRGETDVIVSEERPVPLEQHVLVKNNMLDLFDAAGLVGTHRVNPELVRLSQAGSRGSSGRGGRGTRSGEDRRTDYRGRHQNRPDFVPQRSETTRMDRAEIVRMLEGKHLLPAIFFIFSRVGCDQAVRQVLRAGVRLTNEHERDEIREIVDERCRTLLDEDLGVLGYFEWLDGLERGVAAHHAGMLPAFKEVVEELFQKKLVKAVFATETLALGINMPARTVVLDKLEKFNGEARVPITPGEYTQLTGRAGRRGIDTLGHSVIQWQQGLDPHAVAALASRRTYPLNSSFKPTYNMAVNLIDQFGRERTRAVLESSFAQFQADRSVVDLARTVRAQEESLSGFAEAMTCHLGDFAAYTTIRRQLTECERAVSKSDKSLRGERDKRQREIANLRNAMRAHACHHCPEREQHARWAERWWKLSRQTEALSEQISARTGAIARVFDRVSDVLLGYGYLTKNLNGRVELSDSGRILRRIYAERDLLVAEALRRGLWNDLDPAGLAAMACALVFEPRRDEGMLDARYLPRGAFRPALEETQDLWSRIDDLEREHKLPGSKPLSVGLSLPMWNWARGGSLGDVLLEAEMAAGDFVRWTKQTIDLLDQLSVVADGPVGRAARQAMQDVRRGIVAYSSVS; encoded by the coding sequence GTGACTTCTCTCCAATCCCCGGCTGAACGCTATGCCGCAGCACGCAAACGCGTGACCCAGCCGATTCTGCAAGCCTTTCGTGCCGCACGCCGCTTTGAGCTTGATCCCTTTCAACTTGAGGCCTGTGCCTCGATCGAGTCCGGAAACAGTGTGCTTGTGGCAGCGCCAACCGGTGCGGGCAAGACGATCGTGGCCGAGTTCGCTATTTTTCTGGCAATGCAGCATCCGTCGAAGAAGGTCTTTTACACGGCCCCGATGAAGGCACTGAGTAACCAGAAGTTTCAAGAGTTTGTGGCCGAATACGGCGCAGACGAGGTAGGGCTTCTTACCGGCGACACCAACATTAATGCCAAGGCGCGCATCGTGGTGATGACCACAGAGGTTCTCCGCAACATGCTCTACGCGGACTCTGACCTGCTCACGAATCTTGCCTTCGTCGTCATGGATGAGGTGCACTATCTCGCAGATCGATTCCGCGGAGCGGTCTGGGAAGAAGTGATCATCCATCTTCCACAGCACGTGCGGATGGTCTCCCTGAGCGCGACGGTGTCGAACGCTGAGGAGTTTGGTGATTGGTTGCAGGCTGTTCGTGGTGAAACCGATGTCATTGTCTCCGAGGAGCGGCCTGTTCCCCTGGAACAGCATGTGCTCGTCAAGAACAACATGCTGGATCTTTTTGATGCCGCAGGGCTCGTGGGGACGCACCGGGTCAATCCGGAACTTGTGCGGTTGTCGCAGGCGGGGTCTCGGGGCAGCAGTGGGCGCGGCGGGCGGGGCACACGCAGCGGGGAAGACCGCCGCACGGATTACCGCGGACGCCACCAGAACAGGCCTGACTTCGTTCCGCAGCGCTCGGAAACCACGCGCATGGACCGCGCGGAGATCGTGCGCATGCTCGAGGGCAAGCATCTGCTTCCGGCGATCTTCTTCATATTCAGTCGCGTGGGCTGCGACCAGGCCGTTCGCCAAGTGTTGCGCGCCGGTGTGCGCCTGACCAATGAACACGAGCGCGATGAGATCCGCGAGATCGTGGACGAGCGCTGCCGGACGCTCCTGGATGAAGACCTCGGCGTGCTGGGCTACTTTGAGTGGTTGGACGGATTGGAACGGGGCGTCGCCGCGCACCACGCCGGCATGCTGCCCGCCTTCAAAGAGGTGGTCGAAGAGCTCTTTCAGAAGAAGCTCGTCAAGGCGGTCTTCGCGACGGAAACACTGGCACTCGGCATAAATATGCCCGCGCGCACGGTCGTGCTCGACAAGCTCGAGAAATTCAATGGCGAGGCACGCGTTCCCATCACCCCCGGGGAGTACACCCAGCTCACCGGACGTGCGGGTCGCCGCGGGATCGACACCCTCGGCCACTCCGTTATTCAGTGGCAGCAGGGACTTGACCCGCACGCCGTGGCAGCCCTTGCTTCCCGGCGCACGTACCCTCTCAACTCCAGCTTCAAGCCCACGTACAACATGGCCGTGAACCTCATCGATCAGTTTGGCCGGGAACGCACCCGAGCCGTGCTCGAGTCCTCCTTTGCTCAGTTTCAGGCGGATCGTTCCGTCGTCGATCTAGCCCGAACGGTGCGAGCGCAGGAGGAGTCTCTGTCGGGGTTCGCCGAGGCGATGACCTGCCACCTCGGTGACTTCGCTGCGTACACGACGATCAGGCGGCAACTTACCGAGTGTGAGCGTGCCGTCTCGAAAAGCGATAAATCTCTGCGTGGCGAGCGGGACAAGCGGCAACGCGAAATCGCCAACCTTCGCAATGCCATGCGCGCTCATGCCTGCCATCACTGCCCCGAGCGGGAGCAACATGCTCGCTGGGCCGAGCGGTGGTGGAAGCTGTCGCGTCAGACGGAGGCACTGAGTGAGCAGATTAGCGCGCGTACCGGTGCCATTGCTCGGGTCTTTGACCGCGTCAGTGACGTTCTTCTCGGCTACGGATACCTCACGAAGAATCTTAACGGACGCGTTGAGCTGAGCGACAGCGGTCGTATTCTCCGTCGCATCTATGCCGAACGCGACCTGCTCGTGGCCGAGGCGCTGCGCAGAGGGCTGTGGAACGATCTTGATCCCGCGGGCCTGGCCGCGATGGCGTGCGCGCTCGTTTTCGAACCGCGACGCGACGAGGGGATGCTCGATGCACGTTATTTGCCGCGGGGGGCGTTCCGACCCGCGCTCGAGGAGACGCAGGATCTGTGGAGTCGTATTGACGACCTTGAACGCGAACACAAGCTTCCTGGCAGTAAGCCACTCTCGGTGGGCTTGAGCCTTCCGATGTGGAACTGGGCGCGGGGCGGATCACTGGGTGATGTTCTCCTCGAGGCGGAGATGGCCGCGGGAGACTTTGTGCGCTGGACCAAGCAAACGATCGACCTCCTCGATCAGCTCTCCGTCGTGGCGGATGGGCCGGTGGGCCGTGCGGCCCGTCAGGCGATGCAAGACGTTCGGCGCGGCATTGTTGCGTATTCTTCGGTTTCCTAG
- a CDS encoding WYL domain-containing protein: MSPLSHQPPTARSSPRPVTVEERLFSFVLALIATEIGLTKAEILETVQGYRQRYSASASNASLERQFERDKDDIRELGIPLEMVEPADDPGSNHNLRYRIPKGLYNLPADVTFSPNEVMLLRLAATVWREGSLSAESRRALTKLNSLGLESGDPLLGYAPSLRARESSFEPLSKAMDRNHVVSFLYLKPGDTTPQPRRVAPRAIVLHDGRWHLFATDQVAAAPRTFLLSRIVGPVLPVPGSADTAVPTASGAHPGQDALAELDTLWNAQTATLSVRAFSDAAIRLSKRDTSLLEGSTPMQTSGGPSVDAVVITLHYSDLNIFADELAGYGPEVLVHSPPLLRAAVRTRLLGVARAHGGTA; encoded by the coding sequence GTGTCGCCCCTTTCGCACCAGCCCCCCACCGCACGGTCCTCGCCCCGACCTGTCACGGTTGAGGAACGCCTCTTCAGCTTTGTACTCGCTCTCATTGCAACTGAGATCGGACTGACCAAGGCCGAGATCCTTGAGACCGTTCAGGGTTACCGCCAGCGGTATTCTGCCAGCGCCAGCAATGCGAGTCTGGAGCGTCAGTTCGAGCGCGACAAGGACGACATCCGGGAGCTGGGAATTCCACTGGAAATGGTTGAGCCGGCCGATGATCCGGGCAGCAACCACAACCTTCGCTATCGGATCCCCAAGGGCCTGTACAACCTACCCGCGGACGTGACGTTCTCCCCGAATGAGGTCATGCTGCTGCGGCTTGCGGCCACTGTCTGGCGCGAGGGTTCCCTGTCTGCGGAGTCTCGCCGGGCACTCACCAAACTCAACTCTCTGGGCCTTGAGTCAGGTGACCCCCTTCTCGGTTATGCACCGTCTCTGCGCGCGAGGGAATCATCCTTCGAACCCCTGAGTAAGGCGATGGATAGAAATCATGTGGTGTCCTTCCTCTATCTGAAGCCGGGGGACACCACCCCGCAGCCGCGTCGAGTGGCGCCACGCGCCATTGTGCTGCACGATGGTCGTTGGCATCTCTTTGCCACCGATCAGGTGGCAGCCGCACCGCGAACATTTCTCCTGTCACGCATTGTGGGGCCCGTTCTTCCCGTTCCGGGCAGCGCAGATACCGCCGTTCCCACGGCGTCGGGCGCACATCCTGGGCAAGACGCCCTGGCCGAGCTTGACACCCTCTGGAACGCCCAGACGGCAACGCTCTCGGTTCGGGCCTTCAGCGATGCGGCCATCCGGCTCAGCAAACGCGACACCTCGCTGCTGGAGGGCTCCACACCGATGCAGACATCGGGTGGCCCGTCCGTTGACGCCGTCGTGATCACCCTGCACTACAGCGATCTCAACATTTTCGCCGACGAACTAGCCGGCTATGGTCCCGAGGTGCTCGTGCACTCGCCGCCGCTCCTCCGAGCGGCAGTGCGCACCCGCCTGTTGGGGGTCGCCCGAGCGCACGGGGGTACAGCATGA